The genomic segment ATTTGATGAATGTAATGGAGACACTGAACTGTTTTCAGTATTTTACTGGGCGATGGTCAAACTGACGTCAGTGGAATTTGTAATGAAAGTAACAAACTAGTGAAACCCAGATGGTATTTATGGCATGAGCTACTTTTATTCTTGACAAGTTGACTGTTGGATTGTGTTTAGGCTGTGTGACTGAATACCTGTCTTTATCTACTGTGGGGTCAGTGATGGTTAGAGACATCATAGCCATACGGTACATGTGGTCTGACACGCTCTCAGGTTTCTTCACATTCCTGTAGACCCAGCCGGTCCGTGGGACCCTCTGCAGGTAGAGAATCAATCAAAACACTCAACTCGTCAGTGTCCCAGAGCGGGAAGAGGATGATCACGCTACCTAGACCACAATAAACACAATCACAAATCCAAATAAGCCATGTGGAGCCCACATATTCTTCATTTTCTATTAGGCAGCAAATCACCAGAGATGCAGTCTGAGTTTGGGGAGAAGTCTTACTTTCAGCTGTCCAATAAGTTTCATAAACCGCAGCATATTGCTCCCGCCGGCTGCTGCCTGCACGGAGGCCGCCATTGCTCTCCGATGACCCGGAAGCAGAAAGAGCTTATCCTAAACAAGCGAAGAAATTGGACCTCTGGACAATAAAACATCTATTTTTtaattggaaaataaatgtaatttgtaTATTATTAATTGTTACTTTGTCGTGTTGGATATGGTATTTTGACAGATGTACTCgaaaaataaatatggaactgcagatggcagtagagaggGAAGCGATGATgtgaaataacacaaagaagAGTCTCAGCGGAAGTGGGGAGTGTCTGAGCGGAAGTCGGGAGAGCGGGAGATTGGAAGACGTAAACAAACCTTGACTTCGAGCTGAAATTGTGTCACAATGTTGAACAAGGcaccaaaattaaaaaacacggttaaaagaaaaatgaaaagtaacATCAATATGAGGCCGGCATCGGAAGCGATGGTAAGTTACCGATTTGTATAAAACTAACGTCTGAACGGATTGTTTTGACTGCTAACGATAACTCCCGGTGTCATAGATTGAACTCCTGACGCTGCTGTTTGTGAACAGCCTGGCTGAGGAAGCCAAGGCCAAAGCGTTTGAAGAAAAATCTGCAACGATTAGAGCTCAGCATCTCAAAGCTGTCTCCAAGGTTAGTTCACTGAGTTCGTCTGGAATTCACTGGAACATGAGGCCACTGCTTGTGTCTCTTCTATTTTATGCCATTTTACCTCAAACAAGGCTGCAGTCTTCTAGAAAGGCCACTTAAATCCATTTAAACTAACTTATTGAACTGCATTTCAATTACGTATTGCGTCAGTTCACTGTTATAACTTTCACAGCTTCTAGAAACACTTATCAATTCTTGATTATCTtaatatctgactacagtaccGCAATAATCAAGAAGATTATATCTTCAATTggccaaaattaaaatgtaggTATAAACTGAAAACAGGCTGTTTTCTACTGATGATTTAATCTTCTTATTCTTTTTCTGTCATTCgatattttgcattttatatttaattaattaatggtATCCTCAGAGTTACATTGTACTTTTTTAATATAAGTTTTTAGATATATATATTTTCCAGTGAATCCTGCAtttctttctatttatttatctatttccattttttttaaaattcttgtgTAGCTGTAGCGGTCtttcaaatgcttattttatttcttgaaCATATTTTGATGACTTTCTTGTTTGACAcagattttcctttttctttacagaaaatgctgaaaaaagCAAGAGGCTGAAGAAGCGAGGCATCTCATTGAACTTTTTTATGAACATTaccaagagttttttttgttttaaatttcaaatgaaaaacatgttacATGTTTAGTTaaactttttgtgtgtgtattgtattCTTTGTTCAAATAGATCCTCTTTATCAGCTTCTTtataaaaagacttttttttcttgtgtgttgTGGATTTTATCGAGTGTTGGTCACTGAAGCGTTCATATCCAAATGTAAATGCTTAAATAAATGCAGGTTGCACATTTATAGAGATGTTCGATTTGttcagctttgatctttgagtTGTGGGAAAACTTCAAGTACCCCCACATCACCAGGTTGGCAGCTCCAGATCTCTTTAGCCCTTGTTTCACGTTCCATCACTGCCGGTGTTGTGAGCTGTGTGATTTACAGCCTTTTAGCCCATGTGGGCCTGGCCTCCTCCCAAATTCCTCACTTCATGCTCTGCAGGCTGATATGCCATCCTGCTTCTGTTATAACAAATCTTCTTACATGGATGTCCAATGAAAAGGTCAAATTATGATATCAGGTTcaagaaaatacagaatttaaaaaaattggttATAATTAATATGTGGTAATGCATATTCTTCTTTAAATCTtataacaaactgaaatgtgCAACTGTTTTCTATTGCCTTTTGTGCTctcatatttgtcattttaaattccCCCTTACCTAAGACAATTTTTCCCTGGCTATTTTCCTGTAGAATCTGATCTCGTGCCCCGTTGAGCAGAACCACGTCATGTTTATGTTCTCGGTTGGGTTGAGAAGGTGTCAAAGTTTGTAAAGCCCCACACCTTATGACCTTAAAACCCTCTGCccggaccccccaccccccccagacacacacacacataaccctTCACAGCACCATGTAACATTGACAACACATGTGCATATGTtatcttttcactttttttttttttattgctttttcagGGACTATATCGTGTGTAGTGTAGTAATTATACTCACATTGTCCTGTTGAGCACATTTAGGTCTATACTATAGTCTACAATACTAGTCTACCATTTCCAAAGGcttctcggggggggggggggggggtcatgttatcctcactttttttttgtccttgaggGAACAGAAACACTTCTCCCTTTATCAAAATAAAGAAGCAGCCATACCTCACTTGTTGGTTGCTTGTTTGCGTCTAAGGCAGCAGCCCTGTGCTTCTCCATCTGGCTGTGTGTAACTTTAAGCTCCATCTCTCTTGGATAAATCAATTCCAGCATAAAATCCCACCACAAAGCTCCTGCTGATTCcccttttgacatttttccagACAAACCAGGATAGCATGGCGGTCTGTTTTGGATAGATTTACTTATGCCTTAATAAGGAgcacatgtttgtattttgttttgttttttcagaggaGGTGTAAAGATATTTCAGTCCAACAAcagcacagaaaaaagaaatgagtaATAGTAACTTAATTTAACTTGCCTTATAAACAAATTTGTGAGTTTTTGCACCAGTAAGTCTCAACTGAGAAGATTGTGGACTGAAGAATGATGGATTGCAGATGGAAGCTGATTCCAGGAAGGGGAACATTGGAgaattaaaatttatatttgagAAATGGTAAAgaggtaaaaacaacaacaacaaaaacaccaggTGATAATGCATGCTTagatgccaaacaacagaacCCCTGAAGGACTAAAAGCTTTCATCACCTTCCAGCGTATTTGTGGGAATCGTTGATCTTTGTTTTGACGTTTGGTCTGTAATTTCAAGGTAGTCAAATCAATCTGTATTTTGGGTTTATGGTTCTCTCTTCATGGGAAACATGTAGTACCCTATGAGGGCAAAGGTTGGACTAAACCTGAATGTGCGTAATGACTCGATTATTCCATCATTGTTGTGACTTCATCCAGCCTGTGTGAAACACTGATGTGATGACATGCTTTGGAAACAGTTATGCCTGGTTGTTTTAAATGGAACAAATGAGAACATGTGTCAGTCTTGAGGTCGCACTAGTGTTACTGATTGCAGGAGCTACGGTTACATTTTCAAGTGAATTGACTCATTAAAAATTGCCCTGTctcataaaaaaatgaacacaaatatgcaagttttaaattaaaaattgtctCCTATCCAAAATGTCTCCTATTTTATTGAAAAGATGTACGGTCTGGATTCTACAAATATGATGTCACAAAAATTTGCATGTTCATGCTTCCAGATCTTAAACATACAACACTGTAAATTAACCTGAGCAGACAGCAGCTTTTTCCTTTCTGTACGTGAGAAAAGTTTGTAGTGTCATCCTCTGCAGAGTGAAGGTCAAAAATAGAATTGCAGCAGCGATGAGTAAAACACATTGTTGAACAGAGAGGTGatctaaataaaatatttgcaaaaatgTTGGCTTGAAATGATTAAATAGTGTGACAGGTGAGGGTGATGATTAATGATAGGCATGCAGAAAGTACTTTAGTACTGTTCCAGCTCTGTGAAGGAGCATTTGGTTTGATAATGGATCAGGAGGAGGGTCAAGGAGGAAGGATAACACAGGAGACGAGGTTGGGATTGTGTGTCTGGGAAACCTAGACAAGCCCACAGCTGCTCACCCAAACTTTCATTTGATCTGCATTGCGACTATCATATGATGGTTTCTCTCCTGTTTGCATTCTTCGTGGCATTCTGCCGGCTTCAATGATCTCATGGAATGCACATgggatttttcttcttcaagaAAACGTTCAGCCCAACTCTTCACAGCGGCCTCTACATGGGTCAGTTTCAATGAATTCTGTGGACACTTTTTAAGATGTATTTGATGGGTTTTCATGATTTGATGGCAAGACTGGATCAATGACGTGCTGAAGGGGAAAGAAAATGGGAATACCATTTTTAATTTGGGTTCTGCTCTTTGTGAATCTTGCAAAGGGCCTGGAGAACACACAGATTCTGCGATACAGACGTAAGTATTAAAGCATCGCTTTCATCTTCCACACCTTTCTGATACTCCTGTTAGACATGGCTTCTATCAAATGTTCCTTATGTTTCACTGGACTACAGTAGATGCTCCAGATGGAAACAATATGGTTGGTCTTCAAGCTTTCAGGCAGCAATCCAGTATTTGCACAATGTGAATTTGAAAACATGTGTATGAAAACAAGCTGCCTGTCAAACTGTGCACTTTAAAACAGAGCACGGACTGCCTGATCATTCTCATTTGCATGATTGTCCACAGGTAGCTCCTCTGCGAGTAGACTCTGTCCAGCAGGTTGTGCCACATGCTCAACAATGAATGGATGTCTGTCCTGTAAACCTCGTCTCTTCTTCCACCTGGAGCTGGATGGGATGAGGCAGATGGGTGTCTGCCTGTCCTCCTGCCCCCAGGGTCACTATGGAACACGATCTCGCCACATCAGCACCTGCAAAAGTACGCACCCATGAGTACACATAGGAACAGAGGAGTGGCGTTCCAaatttgtttgtcatttgtttgcttttgcagAAAGTACTTGATTTTGGAAGGTGACTTCATTGTGTTAAGATGAGTAAATAACTAATTTGTCTG from the Antennarius striatus isolate MH-2024 chromosome 19, ASM4005453v1, whole genome shotgun sequence genome contains:
- the cenpw gene encoding centromere protein W, which translates into the protein MLNKAPKLKNTVKRKMKSNINMRPASEAMIELLTLLFVNSLAEEAKAKAFEEKSATIRAQHLKAVSKKMLKKARG